Proteins encoded by one window of Actinocorallia herbida:
- the secE gene encoding preprotein translocase subunit SecE, with product MATDIRDAATEDKGKPAKRKRTGPALFIRQVIGELRKVIWPTRKELINYTIVSLVFVLVMIGLVSLLDWGLQKGIFALFA from the coding sequence ATGGCGACTGACATCCGCGACGCCGCGACCGAGGACAAGGGCAAGCCTGCGAAGCGCAAGCGCACCGGCCCCGCCCTCTTCATCCGCCAGGTCATCGGCGAGCTGCGCAAGGTCATCTGGCCGACCCGCAAGGAGCTCATCAACTACACGATCGTGTCGTTGGTCTTCGTCCTCGTCATGATCGGCCTCGTCTCGCTGCTCGACTGGGGACTCCAGAAGGGCATCTTCGCCCTCTTCGCCTGA
- the nusG gene encoding transcription termination/antitermination protein NusG has translation MSESSQFHDELPQEPLSDEVLPQGEDAEAEDTGAEEVELDEVDAEESEEDADEEAEAAEEGEPAPVVDPIAEFTRELRMLPGDWYVIHSYAGYENRVKSNIETRTTTLNMEDYIFQIEVPQHEVTEIKGGKRQKVNEKVLPGYILVRMELTDESWGAVRNTPGVTGFVGLSNKPSPLSLEEVAKLLAPEAPEQAQAAKSASAKAAATVDFEVGESVTVMDGPFATLPATVNEINLDTQKLKVLVSIFGRETPVELSFNQVSKI, from the coding sequence GTGTCCGAGTCCTCGCAGTTCCACGACGAGCTCCCGCAGGAGCCGCTGTCGGATGAGGTTCTCCCGCAGGGAGAGGACGCTGAGGCGGAGGACACCGGGGCTGAAGAGGTCGAGCTCGACGAGGTCGACGCCGAGGAGTCCGAAGAGGACGCCGACGAGGAAGCCGAGGCCGCCGAGGAAGGCGAGCCCGCCCCCGTGGTCGACCCGATCGCCGAGTTCACGCGCGAACTGCGGATGCTGCCGGGCGACTGGTACGTCATCCACTCCTACGCGGGGTACGAGAACCGGGTCAAGAGCAACATCGAGACCCGCACCACGACCCTGAACATGGAGGACTACATCTTCCAGATCGAGGTGCCTCAGCACGAGGTCACCGAGATCAAGGGCGGCAAGCGCCAGAAGGTCAACGAGAAGGTCCTGCCCGGGTACATCCTGGTGCGCATGGAGCTGACCGACGAGTCCTGGGGCGCCGTCCGCAACACTCCCGGCGTGACCGGCTTCGTGGGCCTGTCGAACAAGCCGTCGCCGCTCAGCCTCGAGGAGGTCGCCAAGCTGCTGGCGCCCGAGGCCCCCGAGCAGGCGCAGGCCGCCAAGTCCGCCTCCGCGAAGGCCGCCGCGACCGTCGACTTCGAGGTCGGCGAGTCCGTCACCGTCATGGACGGCCCCTTCGCGACGCTCCCGGCCACGGTCAACGAGATCAACCTCGACACCCAGAAGCTCAAGGTGCTCGTCTCGATCTTCGGTCGTGAGACCCCGGTCGAGCTGTCCTTCAACCAGGTCTCGAAGATCTGA